The following proteins come from a genomic window of Montipora foliosa isolate CH-2021 chromosome 2, ASM3666993v2, whole genome shotgun sequence:
- the LOC137988568 gene encoding histamine H2 receptor-like codes for MGLGNNTKMENSTSFLDKIVTEELAIVVSLYAFLLFTVVSGNGLVLVAFSINERLRTATNKLIIGLAVSDILVGFVSIPCWLNITISLQKRIPVSFVTYQSYITFDIFIGSASILQLTALSIERCHAIVRPLHHRTLSKKVYYVMFAVPWLYSVTIASLQPVQFRRWQDIYTLIMTTTCFFIPFVTIFISYFLIYRYARCQPIAKHRSERKAYKKDLRLSVTLAVIAGLFVVAWLPLFVLTLIGTYCPQYLPATEWTARLLQFAKFCHYSNSALNPLVYASRNNEMIRTLRFMAHRLLCKETQSPRVLNRSSSYRLSTRRSYVSRSSERKLSGSSVRASTKSSSEKTSSVKTISGSRSTGSLKETLDTSSRKKSVSR; via the coding sequence ATGGGTTTAGGAAACAACACGAAGATGGAAAACTCCACAAGTTTCTTGGATAAGATTGTAACAGAAGAGTTGGCAATAGTGGTCTCTCTTTATGCGTTTTTGTTGTTTACCGTAGTATCAGGAAATGGACTTGTTCTGGTTGCATTTTCGATTAACGAAAGACTCAGGACCGCGACCAATAAACTTATAATTGGCTTGGCTGTAAGTGATATTCTGGTTGGTTTTGTATCCATTCCGTGCTGGCTGAACATCACCATATCACTGCAAAAACGAATTCCAGTTAGCTTTGTCACGTATCAGTCTTACATCACATTTGACATCTTCATTGGCAGTGCATCTATTCTTCAACTTACCGCTCTCAGCATCGAAAGATGTCATGCAATCGTGCGACCGTTACATCACAGAACATTATCGAAGAAAGTATATTATGTCATGTTCGCTGTCCCGTGGCTTTATTCGGTCACCATAGCTTCCTTGCAGCCAGTGCAGTTTAGACGATGGCAAGATATTTACACACTAATTATGACAACGACATGCTTTTTTATTCCTTTTGTCACAATTTTCATCTCATACTTCTTAATTTACCGTTACGCACGTTGCCAACCGATTGCGAAGCATCGATCTGAAAGAAAAGCCTACAAAAAGGATTTGCGATTATCGGTGACTCTTGCAGTCATCGCTGGCCTCTTTGTTGTTGCTTGGTTACCATTGTTTGTCTTGACACTGATTGGCACTTATTGCCCACAATACCTCCCAGCCACGGAATGGACAGCACGTTTGCTTCAATTTGCCAAATTCTGTCACTATAGCAACAGCGCCCTCAACCCGCTGGTTTATGCAAGCCGGAACAATGAAATGATCCGAACATTGCGCTTTATGGCACATAGACTGTTATGCAAGGAGACGCAGTCACCACGGGTTTTAAATAGGTCTTCATCTTACAGATTAAGCACTAGAAGAAGTTATGTCTCCAGATCATCGGAGAGAAAGCTGAGCGGCAGCTCAGTAAGAGCTTCTACCAAATCATCTTCAGAGAAAACTTCATCTGTTAAAACTATTTCAGGAAGTAGAAGTACTGGATCTCTCAAAGAGACGTTGGATACCAGTAGTCGGAAAAAAAGCGTATCCCGATGA